The genomic DNA AGTTGTGCACGGGCAGGAGGTCGAAATCGTTCATCAGGCGGGTCAGCATGGTGGTACCGCCGCCGCGCATGTCGTTCATCACCGGGTCCTGCACATAGATCTCGTGGTGCATCTTGCTGCCCACCGCAGCCAGGTCGGCATAGTCGGCAGGGGCATTCGAGTCGCCCTTGACTCCTTCGTACTTGACGACCAGTGCCTTGAGGCGCTTGTGCCGGAATACCGTGCCGATGCCGCCGCGGCCGGCCTGCTTGAGGCGAACGAACTGGCGGCGCACGTCGTAAAAGCTCACGTTGAGTATGCCCATCAGCGAATGCTCGGCCCCCGGTCCTGCTGTTACCGAGGATACGGCGCGGCGCTGCTCCGGCGACGAGGCGAACCGCTCGACCAACTGCTCAGGCAGCATGTAGCTGTCGGTGGGTTCGTCCGGAGCGGCGAGGATCTGTACCAATCCGCGATTGCCGTCGATGAAGACGATCACCTCTTCTGAGGCAATGCCCTGCACCTCGATGGCGTCCCACCCGGCGAACTTGAGCAACGGACCGAAATAGCCGCCCACGTTGCTGTCGATCACGCTGCCGGTGAGCGGTGAGATGCTCACGGCAATGGACTTGCCGGCCCCGGGGTAGGTCGTGGTGCCGCCGATGGGGCCAGAAGCGAGAATTACCTCGTTCTCCGGGTCGTCCCAGCGCGTCGAGTCCTTCACCGCTTGCCACAGCAGCCAGAGGCCAAAGCCTCTGCCACCGATGAAGGTCCGCTTCATCTGGTCATCGACCGGCCTGGCGGCGATGGTGTTGCTGCTCAAGTCGATGTAGAGCGTCTGGTTGGCATAACCGCGCGCTACCCTGGGCGGTTCGTAACGGTACTCGGCCAGGAGCCGCTGCCCGGCGCATTGATGCTGCATCTCAGGCCTCCCCTCTGTGGCGCTTTTCGGTCGCGGTCAGGGGCGCGTCAGGCAGGTCCACGACCGCCAGTGCGCCAGTCGGGCAGGTTTTGACGCAGGACCCGCAGGCCACGCACTTGAACGGAACCGTCGAGTCCGGGTGAATGCGCATGGCGCCGTAGGGGCAGAAGCCGACGCAGGACAGGCAACCAACGCAGAGATCCTTGTTGATACGCACGACTCCGCGCTTGTCGCGCTGGATGGCCAGAGTGGGGCAGACGTCAATGCACTGACCGCACTGAGTGCAGATACTGGCAGTGACCTTGCCTTCGGCGCTCAGAATGCGGATGGCTGATTTCTCGTGGTTGACTTCCTTGAACCACGTGCGTGAGCAAGTTTCTTCACAACCACGCTGTATGTCGCAAAGCTCGGGGCTGAACACGAGCACCTTCATCGTGGGCGACCTCCATAGCAGAGTGCTGAGCGTGATTCTAGCTCATTTGACCGGGGTGGACAAGTGGCGGGTAGCTCGATTTCCGCTTTGCCGGGGGGCGTCCTAGAATGGGGCCAGCGCCCGACGGCAGGGCGCACGATCACACAACGAGGTGCTCAGGAGATGATCCCACGGCTGATCGTGCACGGCGGGGCTT from Chloroflexi bacterium ADurb.Bin180 includes the following:
- the ydhY_1 gene encoding putative ferredoxin-like protein YdhY encodes the protein MKVLVFSPELCDIQRGCEETCSRTWFKEVNHEKSAIRILSAEGKVTASICTQCGQCIDVCPTLAIQRDKRGVVRINKDLCVGCLSCVGFCPYGAMRIHPDSTVPFKCVACGSCVKTCPTGALAVVDLPDAPLTATEKRHRGEA